Proteins encoded by one window of Pelmatolapia mariae isolate MD_Pm_ZW linkage group LG14, Pm_UMD_F_2, whole genome shotgun sequence:
- the LOC134641709 gene encoding TPA-induced transmembrane protein has translation MVDIQMDILKSSDELDGAPVSRAHGGTCVTYVDANTYSSPTEAESLLQQGNGTNGVQTSPCDVESQKSGKDCTMRGIKKELNEKVFWEIRLWMVIIFILIVIIAVIFTSLAICAAIHQDEDDIFDPSSFTVIQNFRGSFQMPNQVFTEELSTNSSNKSQTLAKELGTKLSDLYKTSSALGRYFINVEIRAFRDGSVIADYKLTFHMPEEEKDQLRNFTLSREMVYNVFRQFLYDQESESDPMFIDPDSLKMALGN, from the exons ATGGTTGATATTCAGATGGATATATTGAAATCCTCAGATGAACTCGATGGAGCACCGGTTTCACGTGCTCATGGG GGGACATGTGTTACATATGTTGATGCCAACACGTATTCCAGTCCAACCGAAGCAGAGAGTCTTCTGCAACAG GGAAATGGTACTAATGGAGTGCAGACATCTCCATGTGATGTAGAGTCTCAAAAATCTGGAAAG GACTGCACTATGCGTGGGATAAAGAAAGAGCTGAATGAGAAAGTCTTCTGGGAAATTAGATTATGGATGGTCATAATATTCATCCTCATTGTCATCATTGCAGTGATTTTTACTTCACTGGCTATATGTGCAG CGATCCATCAGGATGAGGATGACATATTTGACCCTTCATCGTTTACAGTCATTCAGAATTTCCGTGGGAGCTTCCAGATGCCAAACCAGGTCTTCACAGAGGAACTCAGCACCAATTCCTCCAATAAAAGCCAAACACTGGCTAAAGAACTAGGAACAAAG CTCTCTGACCTCTACAAAACCTCATCTGCACTGGGGCGATACTTCATCAACGTAGAGATACGGGCTTTCAG GGACGGTTCAGTCATTGCTGACTACAAGCTGACATTTCACATGCCTGAAGAGGAGAAGGATCAGCTGAGGAATTTTACTCTGAGCAGGGAGATGGTGTACAACGTGTTCAGACAGTTTCTTTATGACCAGGAATCTGAATCGGACCCAATGTTCATTGATCCAGATTCCCTAAAAATGGCTTTAGGAAACTGA
- the zgc:153184 gene encoding capZ-interacting protein isoform X2: protein MENSPSKPSVAELAGKFKGHILPMPNSNDEPRRRPPCSLKLQNQTDDNDESDKSAVPPNPIKVKLKNSAVIEKLQANLALSPTALLPSPKTPEVKLPQAPLSPTMPCSRLSPLTPTLQPSHQSSEEEEPISFDSPPEGTPLPSINKTRARLSFKRRLPTRQHRRSAGEEAEGFGSGLTPCELCSPKENGVKNQVLDSPSEEAECSLKEAENKEGDCETANAEMTKSDHDNREDMEHEAEQDRSSDASKEEQLASEPAEQKEGDIRAEERQEETPQEADQGGK, encoded by the exons ATGGAG AATTCTCCATCCAAGCCGTCGGTGGCTGAGCTGGCCGGAAAGTTCAAAGGTCATATTCTTCCAATGCCCAACTCAAATGACGAG CCTCGAAGACGACCTCCGTGTTCCCTGAAGTTGCAAAATCAAACGGATGATAACGACGAGTCAGAT AAATCTGCTGTTCCACCAAATCCCATTAAAGTCAAGCTGAAGAACTCTGCCGTCATTGAGAAACTGCAG GCCAACCTCGCTCTGTCACCCActgctctgctgccttcaccaAAGACTCCAGAGGTGAAACTGCCACAGGCACCGCTGTCCCCCACCATGCCCTGCAGCCGCCTGAGCCCTCTGACTCCCACCCTGCAACCTTCGCATCAATCCAGTGAAGAGGAGGAACCCATCAGCTTCGACAGCCCTCCTGAAGGGACCCCATTGCCAAGCATCAACAAG aCCCGCGCACGACTGTCATTTAAAAGGCGACTGCCCACAAGACAGCACAGGAGGTCAGCTGGAGAGGAGGCGGAAGGATTTGGGAGTGGACTGACCCCATGTGAACTGTGCAGCCCAAAAGAAAATGGGGTCAAGAACCAGGTTTTGGACAGCCCATCAGAGGAAGCTGAATGTAGTCTTAAAGAAGCTGAAAACAAGGAAGGGGACTGTGAAACTGCAAACGCTGAAATGACAAAGAGCGACCATGACAACAGGGAAGACATGGAGCATGAAGCAGAACAAGACAGAAGCTCTGACGCTTCGAAGGAGGAACAGCTGGCTTCAGAGCCTGCCGAGCAGAAAGAAGGTGACATTAGGGCAGAAGAAAGGCAGGAAGAGACACCTCAGGAGGCAGACCAAGGAGGGAAGTGA
- the zgc:153184 gene encoding capZ-interacting protein isoform X1: MEKNSPSKPSVAELAGKFKGHILPMPNSNDEPRRRPPCSLKLQNQTDDNDESDKSAVPPNPIKVKLKNSAVIEKLQANLALSPTALLPSPKTPEVKLPQAPLSPTMPCSRLSPLTPTLQPSHQSSEEEEPISFDSPPEGTPLPSINKTRARLSFKRRLPTRQHRRSAGEEAEGFGSGLTPCELCSPKENGVKNQVLDSPSEEAECSLKEAENKEGDCETANAEMTKSDHDNREDMEHEAEQDRSSDASKEEQLASEPAEQKEGDIRAEERQEETPQEADQGGK, translated from the exons ATGGAG aagAATTCTCCATCCAAGCCGTCGGTGGCTGAGCTGGCCGGAAAGTTCAAAGGTCATATTCTTCCAATGCCCAACTCAAATGACGAG CCTCGAAGACGACCTCCGTGTTCCCTGAAGTTGCAAAATCAAACGGATGATAACGACGAGTCAGAT AAATCTGCTGTTCCACCAAATCCCATTAAAGTCAAGCTGAAGAACTCTGCCGTCATTGAGAAACTGCAG GCCAACCTCGCTCTGTCACCCActgctctgctgccttcaccaAAGACTCCAGAGGTGAAACTGCCACAGGCACCGCTGTCCCCCACCATGCCCTGCAGCCGCCTGAGCCCTCTGACTCCCACCCTGCAACCTTCGCATCAATCCAGTGAAGAGGAGGAACCCATCAGCTTCGACAGCCCTCCTGAAGGGACCCCATTGCCAAGCATCAACAAG aCCCGCGCACGACTGTCATTTAAAAGGCGACTGCCCACAAGACAGCACAGGAGGTCAGCTGGAGAGGAGGCGGAAGGATTTGGGAGTGGACTGACCCCATGTGAACTGTGCAGCCCAAAAGAAAATGGGGTCAAGAACCAGGTTTTGGACAGCCCATCAGAGGAAGCTGAATGTAGTCTTAAAGAAGCTGAAAACAAGGAAGGGGACTGTGAAACTGCAAACGCTGAAATGACAAAGAGCGACCATGACAACAGGGAAGACATGGAGCATGAAGCAGAACAAGACAGAAGCTCTGACGCTTCGAAGGAGGAACAGCTGGCTTCAGAGCCTGCCGAGCAGAAAGAAGGTGACATTAGGGCAGAAGAAAGGCAGGAAGAGACACCTCAGGAGGCAGACCAAGGAGGGAAGTGA
- the mlnr gene encoding motilin receptor gives MPWARPHAGGAEDMDNIDDHHYEGSLFPTSTLIPVTVICILIFIVGVTGNTMTILIIQRFKDMKTTTNLYLSSMAVSDLIIFLCLPFDLYRLWKYVPWLFGEVVCRLYHYIFEGCTSATILHITALSIERYLAISFPLRSKAVVTRRRVQYIIFALWGFALVSAAPTLFLVGVEYDNETHPDYNTGQCKHTNYAIISGQLHIMLWVSTTYFFCPMLCLIFLYGSIGCKLWKSKNDLQGPCALARERPHRQTVKILVVVVLAFIICWLPYHIGRNLFAQVDDYETAMLSQNFNMASMVLCYLSASINPVVYNLMSRKYRAAAKRLFLLHQRPRQARCGQRQLCVIDHISTLNESLTGV, from the exons ATGCCCTGGGCAAGACCTCATGCTGGTGGAGCAGAGGACATGGACAACATAGATGACCACCACTACGAGGGTTCCCTGTTCCCCACCTCCACCCTCATCCCTGTCACTGTCATCTGCATCCTTATTTTCATTGTCGGGGTGACAGGCAATACCATGACCATCCTCATCATCCAGCGCTTCAAGGACATGAAGACTACCACCAACCTCTATCTGTCCAGCATGGCAGTTTCTGACCTCATCATCTTCCTGTGCCTGCCATTTGATCTGTACCGCCTGTGGAAGTATGTCCCCTGGCTTTTTGGGGAAGTCGTGTGCCGCTTATATCACTACATCTTTGAGGGCTGCACTTCGGCCACGATCCTTCACATCACGGCACTGAGCATCGAGCGCTATCTGGCCATCAGCTTCCCCCTCCGAAGCAAGGCGGTGGTGACCAGACGCAGGGTCCAGTACATCATCTTTGCCCTGTGGGGTTTCGCCTTGGTCTCTGCAGCTCCCACGCTCTTCTTGGTAGGGGTCGAGTATGACAATGAAACACACCCAGATTACAACACGGGGCAGTGCAAGCACACCAACTACGCCATCATCTCGGGACAGCTGCACATCATGCTCTGGGTGTCCACCACATACTTTTTTTGCCCAATGCTCTGCCTCATCTTTCTCTACGGCTCCATTGGGTGCAAGTTATGGAAGAGCAAAAATGACCTGCAAGGCCCCTGTGCGCTGGCCCGAGAGAGGCCACACAGGCAAACAGTCAAGATCCTGG TGGTGGTGGTGCTGGCCTTCATCATCTGCTGGCTGCCGTACCACATCGGCAGAAACCTCTTCGCCCAGGTGGACGACTACGAAACAGCCATGCTGAGCCAGAACTTCAACATGGCCTCCATGGTTCTCTGCTACCTTAGCGCCTCCATCAACCCCGTCGTCTATAACCTGATGTCTCGGAAGTACAGGGCCGCGGCCAAGCGGCTCTTCCTGCTGCACCAGCGGCCCAGGCAAGCCCGCTGTGGCCAGAGACAGCTCTGCGTAATAGATCACATCTCCACCCTGAATGAAAGCCTTACAGGGGTCTGA